In one Micromonospora polyrhachis genomic region, the following are encoded:
- a CDS encoding septum formation family protein: MRRSAAASIVMFLVAASLTVGCGPESPKSASASASFIPTAGVCHKIARQVEPYAPINCAESHEVETFHVGAFAGEDASPTRPPTDGSPVRLRAYAACDVQASSFVGGNWREARLLLRVVLPSTAAWTAGQRWFRCDLSEVGAAFDPHPVPRAGTLVSALSTPSSLRHNCYVAGLEAGQLSRMFPMSCTEPHNTEFAGVWTAPAGPYAELPDDAMLDGCLSKIADFADLPNDDDMAARSGALYFPPEEISWTAGDRGVRCFLWLEERTVSKSLKSVGVKDFPIPRD, from the coding sequence ATGCGACGGTCAGCGGCCGCATCGATAGTGATGTTCCTGGTGGCGGCGTCGCTGACGGTTGGCTGTGGACCGGAGTCGCCCAAATCGGCGTCGGCGTCGGCATCGTTCATCCCGACCGCTGGGGTCTGCCACAAGATAGCCAGGCAGGTCGAGCCATACGCGCCCATCAACTGCGCGGAGAGCCATGAGGTGGAAACGTTCCACGTCGGCGCGTTCGCTGGCGAAGATGCCTCACCCACGCGTCCGCCCACAGACGGCTCCCCCGTACGGCTACGCGCCTACGCCGCCTGCGACGTCCAGGCATCGTCCTTCGTCGGCGGCAACTGGCGGGAGGCCCGACTGCTGCTCCGGGTTGTCCTTCCGTCGACGGCTGCCTGGACCGCGGGGCAGCGTTGGTTTCGCTGTGACCTCAGCGAGGTCGGCGCGGCCTTTGATCCCCACCCGGTGCCACGGGCCGGCACCCTGGTTTCGGCACTGAGCACGCCTTCCTCACTGCGCCACAACTGCTATGTGGCAGGGCTGGAGGCAGGCCAACTGAGCCGCATGTTTCCGATGAGCTGCACCGAACCGCACAACACGGAGTTCGCCGGGGTCTGGACCGCCCCGGCCGGGCCGTACGCGGAGTTGCCCGATGACGCCATGCTGGACGGTTGCCTGAGCAAGATCGCCGATTTCGCGGATCTGCCGAACGACGATGACATGGCTGCCCGCTCCGGTGCGCTCTACTTCCCTCCCGAGGAGATATCCTGGACGGCGGGCGATCGAGGTGTCCGCTGCTTCCTCTGGCTCGAAGAGCGCACGGTGAGCAAGTCCCTGAAGTCGGTCGGCGTGAAGGACTTCCCCATCCCTCGAGACTGA
- a CDS encoding GntR family transcriptional regulator: protein MTAEWRTGDATTGSTGGNLGLATLGGRQSLREEVAQALRAAIVAGQLRPGTIYSAPTLAGQFGVSPTPVREAILDLAKEGLVTIAKNKGFRISSLSDEELDEITEIRELLEIPVVAKQVGRLSAEQLKRLRALADSVVAAASRGDMVGYIEADTAFHLTLLSSAGNRRLVDMIAHLRNRTRLYGLDALVKSGQLVASADEHVQLVELLETGNREAVTDLMRRHLRHVRGIWANRPESEHGETRG, encoded by the coding sequence GTGACGGCCGAATGGCGGACGGGTGATGCCACCACGGGCAGCACCGGAGGGAACCTGGGACTGGCGACCCTCGGCGGGCGGCAGAGCCTCCGGGAAGAGGTGGCGCAGGCGCTGCGTGCGGCCATCGTCGCCGGGCAACTACGACCCGGGACCATCTACTCGGCACCCACCCTGGCCGGACAGTTCGGGGTCTCCCCCACCCCGGTCCGGGAGGCGATCCTCGATCTGGCCAAGGAAGGGCTGGTCACGATCGCCAAGAACAAGGGGTTCCGGATCAGCTCACTTTCCGACGAGGAGCTGGACGAGATAACCGAGATCCGGGAGCTGCTGGAGATCCCGGTGGTCGCCAAGCAGGTCGGCCGGCTCTCCGCCGAACAGTTGAAGCGGCTCCGGGCGCTGGCGGACTCGGTGGTGGCCGCTGCGAGCCGCGGTGACATGGTCGGCTACATCGAGGCGGACACCGCGTTCCATCTGACTCTGCTCAGCTCGGCCGGCAACCGGCGGCTGGTGGACATGATCGCCCACCTGCGCAACCGCACCCGGCTGTACGGGCTGGACGCGCTGGTCAAGAGCGGCCAGCTGGTCGCCTCCGCCGATGAGCACGTGCAACTCGTCGAGCTGCTGGAGACGGGCAACCGCGAGGCGGTCACCGACCTGATGCGTCGCCACCTGCGACACGTACGCGGCATCTGGGCCAACCGCCCGGAGTCGGAACACGGCGAGACGCGGGGCTGA
- a CDS encoding aldehyde dehydrogenase family protein, whose protein sequence is MTAPLSGSTQPMLASRSPQCPDDLVAEAAAVSPATVEVLARQARSAQASWWHQGAAARSAVLRAVADRLRATTDELVDLVVREVGKPVIEARGELARSAAILDYYAQSCFAAVGEMFPPSLPATQPGLLFTERRPYGVAGLITPWNFPLAIPLWKAAPALAAGNAVLLKPSPDALACGQAIARLFAGLVPDGLLAVVPGGAETGRAIVEASDVLSFTGSVTVGRQVVATAARRGRPVQAEMGGQNAAIVLPDADLAETAAMLAGATMGYAGQKCTATRRIIVVGDSEPFTEALVAAVVALTVGDPADPAVTVGPVITAAARARVRDAVASARAAGARVLTGERTLPEGYYVAPVLVDRLDPAHALAQEETFGPLAAILSAPDVTTAVALANNVPYGLVTSVHGRDVGALLQAARGADTGLVRVNAPTTGVDFYAPFGGEKASSIGPREQGLAALDFYASTRTITLAAPPAATPSAAAPSIVAPSAAAPSIVAPPVAAPAAAASPVPAAERKLQ, encoded by the coding sequence GTGACCGCGCCGTTGTCCGGCTCGACCCAGCCGATGCTCGCCAGCCGGTCGCCGCAGTGCCCGGACGACCTGGTCGCCGAGGCGGCGGCCGTATCCCCCGCGACGGTCGAGGTACTGGCCCGGCAGGCACGCTCGGCCCAGGCAAGCTGGTGGCATCAGGGTGCCGCCGCCCGGTCCGCCGTGCTACGGGCGGTCGCCGACCGGCTCCGCGCCACCACCGACGAACTGGTCGACCTGGTCGTACGCGAGGTCGGCAAGCCGGTCATCGAGGCGCGCGGCGAACTGGCGCGCAGCGCCGCGATCCTGGACTACTACGCCCAGTCCTGCTTCGCCGCCGTGGGCGAGATGTTCCCGCCCTCCCTGCCGGCGACCCAACCCGGGCTGCTCTTCACCGAACGTCGGCCGTACGGGGTCGCCGGACTGATCACACCGTGGAACTTCCCGCTGGCCATTCCACTGTGGAAGGCGGCACCGGCGCTGGCTGCCGGCAACGCCGTACTGCTCAAACCGTCGCCAGACGCGCTCGCCTGCGGGCAGGCCATCGCCCGCCTCTTCGCCGGGCTGGTGCCCGACGGACTACTGGCCGTCGTGCCCGGGGGTGCCGAGACCGGGCGGGCCATCGTCGAGGCGAGCGACGTGCTCTCCTTCACCGGCAGTGTCACCGTTGGCCGACAGGTCGTGGCCACCGCTGCCCGCCGGGGACGGCCGGTGCAGGCCGAGATGGGCGGACAAAACGCCGCCATCGTGCTGCCCGACGCCGATCTCGCCGAGACCGCCGCGATGCTGGCCGGCGCAACCATGGGCTATGCCGGGCAGAAGTGCACGGCCACCCGACGGATCATCGTCGTCGGCGACTCCGAACCGTTCACCGAGGCGCTGGTCGCCGCCGTCGTGGCGTTGACGGTCGGCGACCCGGCCGACCCGGCGGTCACCGTCGGGCCGGTCATCACCGCCGCCGCCCGGGCCCGGGTACGCGACGCCGTGGCCAGCGCACGGGCCGCCGGTGCCCGGGTCCTCACCGGGGAACGGACGCTGCCCGAGGGGTACTACGTCGCGCCGGTGCTGGTGGACCGGCTCGACCCGGCGCACGCCCTCGCTCAGGAGGAGACCTTCGGGCCACTGGCGGCGATCCTCTCCGCCCCCGACGTCACCACCGCCGTCGCCCTGGCCAACAACGTGCCGTACGGGCTGGTCACCTCGGTGCACGGCCGGGACGTCGGAGCGCTGCTACAGGCTGCCCGGGGAGCCGACACCGGCCTGGTCCGGGTCAACGCTCCCACCACCGGGGTGGACTTCTACGCACCGTTCGGCGGCGAGAAGGCGTCCAGCATCGGGCCCCGCGAGCAGGGGCTGGCCGCCCTGGACTTCTATGCCTCAACCCGGACCATCACCCTCGCCGCACCGCCGGCAGCTACACCGTCCGCAGCCGCACCGTCCATAGTCGCACCGTCCGCAGCCGCACCGTCCATAGTCGCACCGCCCGTAGCCGCACCGGCTGCGGCTGCGTCACCCGTACCGGCCGCAGAGAGGAAGCTCCAGTGA
- the mug gene encoding G/U mismatch-specific DNA glycosylase translates to MDPAPAGRPRRSTDPPAGRPPRSTDPPAGRPRRSTDPPAGYPPRPSRAELAAAVDLVLPDVIASGLAVLFCGINPGLYSAATGCHFARPGNRFWPALHRGGFTPRQLGPVEQYELLGHRLGITNLAPRATARAEELTRPELLAGATMLAAKARRYQPEWVAVLGITAYRIGFAQPHAGFGPQPESLGPARIWVLPNPSGLNAHYTAESLGAAFAELRATALR, encoded by the coding sequence ATGGACCCCGCGCCCGCCGGCCGACCACGAAGGTCGACGGATCCACCCGCCGGCCGACCACCAAGGTCGACGGATCCACCCGCCGGCCGACCACGAAGGTCGACGGATCCACCCGCCGGCTACCCGCCCCGCCCGAGCCGGGCGGAGTTGGCGGCAGCGGTGGACCTGGTCCTGCCGGACGTCATCGCCTCCGGACTGGCAGTCCTCTTCTGTGGCATCAACCCGGGGCTCTACTCGGCCGCCACGGGCTGCCACTTCGCCCGGCCGGGTAACCGGTTCTGGCCCGCCCTGCACCGCGGCGGGTTCACGCCACGCCAGTTGGGGCCGGTCGAGCAGTACGAACTGCTTGGCCACCGGCTGGGCATCACCAACCTGGCACCCCGGGCGACCGCCCGAGCCGAGGAGCTGACCCGACCGGAGCTGCTCGCCGGGGCGACCATGCTGGCGGCGAAGGCCCGCCGGTACCAACCGGAGTGGGTGGCGGTACTCGGAATCACCGCCTACCGGATCGGCTTCGCACAACCGCACGCCGGATTCGGTCCGCAGCCGGAGTCGCTCGGCCCGGCGAGGATCTGGGTACTGCCGAACCCCAGCGGCCTGAACGCGCACTACACAGCCGAGAGTCTCGGTGCCGCCTTCGCGGAACTGCGGGCAACCGCGCTCAGGTGA
- a CDS encoding nuclear transport factor 2 family protein, which translates to MEALRAAERRLQRAQLGSDVEALDRLIDDRLVFTGPDGGLYSKQDDLHVHRSGQQSMTRVEEEDLSVLVVGGTGVTWFLGTLEGTLAGEPFLARVRYTRTWILDGDRGWRLIAAHASPAERGVTTGG; encoded by the coding sequence GTGGAGGCGCTGCGCGCTGCCGAGCGGCGTTTACAACGGGCTCAGCTGGGCTCTGATGTCGAGGCGTTGGATCGGTTGATTGACGACCGGCTCGTGTTCACGGGCCCTGACGGCGGTTTGTACTCCAAACAGGACGACCTACATGTGCACCGATCCGGCCAGCAGTCGATGACCCGGGTGGAAGAGGAGGACCTGTCGGTGCTCGTGGTCGGCGGCACCGGGGTGACCTGGTTCCTCGGCACGCTGGAAGGAACCCTGGCCGGCGAGCCGTTCCTCGCCCGGGTGCGTTACACGCGTACGTGGATCCTGGACGGGGACAGGGGATGGCGCCTGATCGCGGCACACGCCAGTCCTGCCGAACGGGGTGTTACCACGGGCGGGTGA
- a CDS encoding sensor histidine kinase, with protein sequence MATVTAVPSTGRQDVRRTPLNGGSDAPQRLTVTLLAILTGVRIAQLAAWPIAVATGGTAGLRSVAAAWAAYAVPAVVVVVVLVLAWAQRGLTPTLAVVDAGVSVLALLVGGWVTTPGAGTGFSHPTLPVGIGAALGIALAWPLTRALVGHLVLCVAYLGGVHATLALGPIVLSSVLGNLAMLVGVPVVGAIVARTLLDAAARSAAAERALAEAQTRVQADAVREVERSRQYRILHDTVLSTLSALSRGSLDAGDPQVRQRLAADADYLRGLIATTASTAGMRLVGALAAIGREPATSRLRVHTHIADVPDDLPPTVTDAAAEAVREALNNVAKHSGTQSARVTITGPSPVAVAGEPPARLQVTVADRGTGFDVAAVRRGIGLRESITARITESGGAVLIDSEPGQGTTVEMRWPA encoded by the coding sequence ATGGCCACCGTCACCGCCGTACCGTCGACCGGCCGCCAGGACGTCCGGAGGACCCCACTGAACGGGGGTTCCGATGCCCCACAGCGGTTGACAGTGACACTGCTGGCGATCCTGACCGGCGTCCGGATCGCCCAACTCGCCGCCTGGCCGATCGCCGTCGCCACCGGCGGAACGGCTGGCCTCCGGTCCGTCGCAGCGGCCTGGGCGGCGTACGCCGTACCGGCGGTGGTGGTCGTGGTGGTGCTCGTCCTGGCCTGGGCCCAACGTGGCCTGACCCCGACGCTGGCCGTGGTAGACGCGGGCGTGTCGGTGCTGGCGCTGCTGGTCGGCGGGTGGGTGACCACGCCCGGGGCCGGCACGGGGTTCAGCCACCCGACCCTCCCGGTCGGCATCGGCGCGGCGCTCGGCATCGCGTTGGCCTGGCCCCTGACGCGGGCGCTGGTAGGCCACCTCGTCCTCTGTGTCGCCTACCTCGGCGGCGTCCACGCCACCCTGGCGCTTGGGCCGATCGTCCTCTCCAGCGTCCTGGGCAACCTGGCCATGCTGGTCGGGGTGCCGGTGGTCGGCGCGATCGTCGCCCGCACCCTGTTGGACGCTGCGGCCCGTTCGGCCGCCGCCGAGCGAGCCCTCGCCGAGGCGCAGACCCGGGTCCAGGCGGATGCGGTCCGGGAGGTGGAACGGTCCCGGCAGTACCGGATCCTGCACGACACGGTGCTGTCGACGTTGAGCGCGCTGTCCCGAGGCAGCCTCGACGCCGGGGATCCGCAGGTACGGCAGCGGCTGGCGGCCGACGCGGACTATCTGCGGGGTCTGATCGCCACCACCGCCTCCACCGCCGGGATGCGTCTCGTCGGGGCGCTCGCCGCCATCGGCCGGGAGCCGGCGACGTCCCGGTTGCGGGTGCACACACACATCGCGGACGTGCCGGACGACCTGCCCCCGACGGTGACCGACGCAGCGGCGGAGGCGGTGCGGGAGGCGCTCAACAACGTGGCCAAGCACAGTGGGACGCAGTCGGCCCGGGTCACCATCACCGGCCCGTCGCCGGTCGCCGTGGCCGGTGAACCGCCGGCACGGCTTCAGGTCACGGTCGCCGACCGGGGTACGGGATTCGACGTCGCCGCCGTCCGGCGGGGGATCGGGCTACGCGAGTCGATCACGGCCCGGATCACCGAGAGCGGCGGCGCGGTGCTGATCGACAGTGAGCCGGGACAGGGAACCACGGTGGAGATGAGGTGGCCGGCATGA
- a CDS encoding dihydrodipicolinate synthase family protein codes for MESIPWQGVLVATTLPFRSSDLSVNLDAYTEHVRWLADNGCHGVVPNGSLGEYQVLTVAERIAVVRAAVAAAPEGCSVIPGVAAYGADEARHWADKAAEAGCAAVMLLPPTAYRADETAVLAHYREVAKVGLPIVAYNNPYDTRVDLTPTLLRRLYDEGLIVAVKEFSGDPRRAYELAEQAPGLDLLAGADDVALELLNAGAVGWIAGYPNAIPRSCVRLYRAARAGDLATAAPLYRRLHPLLRWDSRSEFVQAIKLSMDLAGRNGGPCRQPRQPLTSAATTEIRKATEQALAVEQQDIVDGAPVPDGGR; via the coding sequence ATGGAATCCATCCCCTGGCAGGGCGTCCTGGTCGCGACCACCCTGCCGTTCCGCTCGTCCGACCTAAGCGTCAACCTCGACGCCTACACCGAGCATGTCCGTTGGCTCGCCGACAACGGCTGCCATGGCGTGGTGCCCAACGGCTCGCTCGGGGAATACCAGGTGCTCACCGTCGCCGAGCGGATCGCGGTGGTACGCGCGGCGGTCGCCGCCGCACCCGAGGGCTGCTCCGTCATCCCCGGCGTCGCCGCCTACGGCGCTGACGAGGCACGGCACTGGGCCGACAAGGCGGCCGAGGCCGGGTGTGCCGCCGTCATGCTGCTGCCACCCACCGCCTACCGCGCCGACGAGACCGCGGTACTGGCCCACTATCGGGAGGTCGCCAAGGTCGGCCTCCCGATAGTGGCCTACAACAACCCGTACGACACCCGGGTCGACCTCACCCCCACCCTGCTTCGCCGGCTCTACGACGAGGGGCTGATCGTCGCCGTCAAGGAGTTCAGCGGCGACCCACGGCGGGCCTACGAACTCGCCGAACAGGCCCCCGGGCTCGACCTACTGGCCGGTGCCGACGACGTCGCGCTCGAACTGCTCAACGCGGGGGCGGTCGGCTGGATCGCCGGCTATCCCAACGCCATCCCCCGCTCGTGCGTCCGGCTCTACCGGGCTGCCCGGGCTGGCGACCTGGCCACCGCCGCCCCGCTCTACCGGCGGTTGCACCCCCTGCTGCGCTGGGACTCCCGGTCCGAGTTCGTCCAGGCCATCAAACTCTCCATGGACCTGGCCGGGCGCAACGGTGGCCCCTGCCGGCAGCCCCGCCAGCCCCTGACCTCCGCCGCCACCACCGAGATCCGGAAGGCGACCGAGCAGGCCCTGGCCGTGGAGCAGCAGGACATCGTCGACGGTGCACCCGTCCCGGACGGCGGTCGCTGA
- a CDS encoding collagenase: MKHTLSGRLARLATVTLVLTMGLALPGQPGTAAPIATAAPAAGPAPVDGPPPVGTEDTTGHTQKTPLAVPDRAPLPSTKDQLRRDYDDPTTAQRPARPSTTGRATTAAAACNTSDFTSRTGTALVQQIEASTTDCVNTLFSLTGSDAYYAFRESQMASVAYGLRDNASSYPGNNSTSTAQLVLYLRAGYYVHWYYPETVGTYGGTLQTAIRSGLDTFFANSRSGDVSDANGETLAEAVTLIDSAEENARYLYVVKRLLNGYNSSYDNSWWMLNAVNNVYIVLFRGHQVPTFVTTVKADPSVIDTLHNFASGHRALLGTEQGYLTSNAGRELGRFLQHTDLRTKVRPQARGLLNLSSITGPTAPLWVGVAEMTDYYDKTNCAYYDTCDLQARLAATVLPITYTCSASIRIRAQQMTSSELSWACNSMRNQDAYFHSLVADNGPVANDRNTLLEVVVFDSSTDYQTYAGPMFGIDTNNGGMYLEGDPAAAGNQPRFIAYEAEWVRPTFEIWNLNHEYTHYLDGRFNMYGNFTANISTPTIWWIEGFAEYVSYSYRNLTYTAAITEAGKRTYTLRSLFDTTYSHDSTRIYRWGYLAVRYMMQSHRSDLTTLLGYYRTGNWNAARTFLTSTIGSRYDSDWNAWLTACATGNCGGGTNPPTNQAPVAAFTVTASNLTASFTDRSTDSDGSVVARSWNFGDGSSSTATNPAKTYANVGTYTVTLTVTDDKGATGTTTQSVTVGGNTPVAECTGSDVRMLGRNCQRSGLAATSGNYYYLYLDVPAGTTTLRITASGGTGDADLYYNRSTWATTSAYDNRSVNTGNGETLTITNPPAGYHFISLYATQGFTGVTVKTEY, from the coding sequence ATGAAGCACACACTCTCCGGCCGACTGGCCAGACTCGCGACCGTGACCCTCGTCCTGACGATGGGTCTGGCCCTACCGGGCCAGCCCGGCACGGCAGCCCCGATCGCCACGGCGGCACCGGCCGCCGGACCGGCACCGGTAGACGGGCCACCGCCGGTCGGCACCGAAGACACCACCGGACACACCCAGAAGACGCCGCTGGCCGTACCGGACCGGGCGCCGCTCCCGTCGACCAAGGACCAACTGAGGCGGGACTACGACGACCCCACCACCGCCCAGCGGCCGGCGCGACCCTCGACCACCGGACGGGCCACCACCGCGGCTGCCGCCTGCAACACCAGCGACTTCACCAGCCGGACCGGCACCGCCCTCGTACAGCAGATCGAGGCATCGACCACCGACTGCGTCAACACCCTGTTCAGCCTGACCGGCAGCGACGCGTACTACGCCTTCCGCGAGTCGCAGATGGCCAGCGTCGCGTACGGGCTAAGGGACAACGCCAGCAGCTACCCCGGCAACAACAGCACCAGCACCGCCCAGCTCGTGCTCTACCTGCGGGCCGGCTACTACGTGCACTGGTACTACCCGGAGACGGTCGGCACGTACGGCGGCACCCTGCAAACCGCCATCCGTTCCGGCCTGGACACCTTCTTCGCCAACAGCCGCTCCGGTGACGTGTCCGACGCCAACGGGGAAACCCTGGCCGAGGCGGTGACGCTCATCGACAGCGCCGAGGAGAACGCCCGCTACCTCTACGTCGTCAAGCGCCTGCTCAACGGCTACAACAGCTCGTACGACAACTCGTGGTGGATGCTCAACGCGGTCAACAACGTCTACATCGTGTTGTTCCGTGGCCACCAGGTCCCGACCTTCGTCACCACCGTCAAGGCCGATCCGAGCGTCATCGACACGCTCCACAACTTCGCCTCCGGTCACCGCGCCCTGCTCGGCACCGAACAGGGTTACCTGACCTCGAACGCCGGGCGGGAACTCGGCCGGTTCCTCCAGCACACCGACCTGCGGACGAAGGTCCGGCCGCAGGCCCGGGGCCTGCTGAACCTCAGCTCGATCACCGGTCCGACCGCACCTCTCTGGGTGGGCGTCGCCGAGATGACCGACTACTACGACAAAACCAACTGCGCCTACTACGACACCTGCGACCTCCAGGCCCGGCTGGCCGCCACGGTCCTGCCGATCACCTACACGTGCAGCGCCAGCATCCGGATCCGGGCCCAGCAGATGACGTCGTCCGAGCTGAGCTGGGCGTGCAACAGCATGCGCAACCAGGACGCCTACTTCCACTCGCTGGTGGCCGACAACGGTCCGGTCGCCAACGACCGGAACACGCTCTTGGAGGTCGTGGTCTTCGACTCCAGCACCGACTACCAGACGTACGCGGGTCCGATGTTCGGCATCGACACCAACAACGGCGGCATGTACCTCGAAGGTGACCCGGCGGCGGCCGGCAACCAGCCCCGGTTCATCGCGTACGAGGCGGAATGGGTGCGCCCGACGTTCGAGATCTGGAACCTGAACCACGAGTACACGCACTACCTCGACGGTCGGTTCAACATGTACGGCAACTTCACCGCCAACATCTCCACCCCCACCATCTGGTGGATCGAGGGCTTCGCCGAGTACGTCTCCTACTCGTACCGGAACCTCACCTACACGGCGGCCATCACCGAGGCCGGCAAGCGCACCTACACCCTGCGGAGCCTCTTCGACACGACCTACAGCCACGACAGCACCCGGATCTACCGGTGGGGCTACCTCGCCGTGCGATACATGATGCAGTCGCACCGGTCCGACCTGACCACCCTGCTGGGGTACTACCGGACCGGTAACTGGAACGCGGCACGGACCTTCCTGACCAGTACCATCGGCAGCCGCTACGACAGCGACTGGAACGCCTGGCTCACCGCCTGCGCCACCGGCAACTGCGGCGGCGGCACCAACCCGCCCACCAACCAGGCCCCGGTGGCCGCGTTCACCGTCACGGCCAGCAACCTGACCGCCTCCTTCACCGACCGGTCCACCGACAGCGACGGCAGCGTCGTCGCCCGCTCCTGGAACTTCGGCGACGGCAGCAGCTCGACGGCGACCAACCCCGCGAAGACGTACGCCAACGTGGGGACGTACACCGTGACGTTGACCGTCACCGACGACAAGGGCGCCACCGGTACGACCACCCAGAGCGTCACCGTGGGTGGTAACACTCCGGTGGCCGAGTGCACCGGCAGCGACGTGCGGATGCTGGGCCGCAACTGCCAGCGCAGTGGGCTCGCGGCGACCAGCGGCAACTACTACTACCTCTACCTCGACGTCCCGGCCGGCACCACCACCCTGCGGATCACCGCCTCGGGTGGTACCGGTGACGCGGATCTGTACTACAACCGCAGCACCTGGGCCACCACCTCGGCCTACGACAACCGGTCGGTCAACACCGGCAACGGCGAGACCCTGACCATCACCAACCCACCGGCCGGCTACCACTTCATCAGCCTGTACGCCACGCAGGGCTTCACCGGCGTGACGGTGAAGACCGAATACTGA
- a CDS encoding proline racemase family protein translates to MRSRRVIHVVDSHTEGMPTRVVTGGIGTIPGDTMAERREHFATHLDQLRGLLMFEPRGHSAMSGAILQPPTRPDADYGVLFIEVSGYLPMCGHGTIGVATVLVETGMVEVTEPVTVVRLDTPAGLVVASVAVQDGVARSVTLHNVPSFAVTLDAQVTVPGFGPVRYDMAYGGNFYAIVELAELGLRLDRSDKQRLLDAGLAIMGAINEAAPPKHPEQPHISGCRHVYLAEEGSDARLSRHAMVIHPGWFDRSPCGTGTSARMAQLHARGLLPLGDDFVNESFLGTHFIGRLVGGTTVGGRAAVLPTITGRAWLTGTAQHFLDPNDPFPAGFLL, encoded by the coding sequence ATGCGTAGTCGTCGGGTCATCCACGTCGTCGACTCCCACACGGAGGGGATGCCGACCCGGGTGGTGACCGGAGGGATCGGCACCATCCCGGGCGACACGATGGCGGAGCGCCGCGAGCACTTCGCCACCCACCTCGACCAGCTACGCGGCCTGCTGATGTTCGAACCTCGGGGCCACTCCGCGATGTCCGGCGCCATCCTGCAACCGCCCACCCGACCGGACGCGGACTACGGCGTGCTCTTCATCGAGGTCTCGGGTTACCTGCCGATGTGTGGGCACGGCACGATCGGGGTGGCGACCGTGCTCGTCGAGACGGGCATGGTCGAGGTCACCGAGCCGGTCACTGTCGTACGGCTGGACACCCCCGCCGGGTTGGTGGTGGCCTCCGTCGCGGTGCAGGACGGCGTGGCCCGATCGGTGACCCTGCACAACGTGCCGTCCTTCGCGGTCACCCTCGACGCCCAGGTCACCGTCCCCGGGTTCGGCCCGGTCCGATACGACATGGCCTACGGCGGTAACTTCTACGCCATCGTGGAGTTGGCCGAACTAGGGCTGCGCCTCGACCGGTCTGACAAGCAGCGGCTGCTCGACGCCGGCCTGGCGATCATGGGCGCGATCAACGAAGCTGCCCCACCGAAGCATCCGGAGCAGCCGCACATCTCCGGCTGCCGCCACGTCTACCTCGCCGAGGAGGGCTCCGACGCCAGGCTGTCCCGACACGCGATGGTGATCCATCCGGGCTGGTTCGACCGGTCCCCGTGCGGCACCGGCACCTCTGCCCGGATGGCCCAGTTGCATGCCCGAGGGCTCCTGCCCCTTGGCGACGACTTCGTCAACGAGTCGTTCCTCGGCACCCACTTCATCGGACGGCTCGTCGGCGGCACCACCGTCGGTGGGCGGGCCGCGGTGCTGCCCACCATCACCGGGCGGGCCTGGCTGACCGGTACGGCGCAGCACTTCCTCGACCCAAATGACCCGTTCCCGGCTGGGTTCCTGCTGTGA